The following proteins are encoded in a genomic region of Oncorhynchus masou masou isolate Uvic2021 chromosome 32, UVic_Omas_1.1, whole genome shotgun sequence:
- the mlh3 gene encoding DNA mismatch repair protein Mlh3 isoform X2, whose translation MIKCLSKEVQGKLRSGIAIFSLQQCVEELILNSIDASATCVGVRVDIEAFKVQVIDNGSGMDIEDMESVGNRYFTSKCSSLEDLDNLKFYGFRGEAVASIANLAMLVEISSRTKMSVKTHVKVFKDGKGLDVFEAETTRPSAGTTVVICNFFHNMPVRRNRMDSVLEFERIRQRVEAISLIHPSVSFTLKNDCTGTMVVQLSKARNTYYRFVQIHGLGRAQKLGEINHSHAQFELSGYVGREGHYNNTLQFLYVNDRLLLKTRIHKLLNLLLRKVGSSSRQNDSPGTPPATRSPKQRRGAELHAMYVINIMCHYSEYDICLEPAKTLIEFKDWESILFCIEEAVKAFLTRENLVSEISPEDIQDYICKNVFSGQTASTDGVKDSIGKGVQTHTEGVTLECNVGNTLASELVHRRQIEDSDKMKSVYQTCDGFESEQGDRVGKLRDKEVLTGFEQEQEYNTTNPQCRPSSVDTDQDLQYDSITDSSVTDSESYKEVTKENESNAHLKSAISCPESSQHSLIFKTKEENLKMSIEEGTEMKDNAREHVYLSRCTVRAPCTLTQGIQSEMGSIKQTLPQPQDIELNPGGHRKIFLSHPYIHSSLPSHKCLSHQSRKGLALESREKLATKRKWPMVEDPGHLHVYNRESKDLSTGISSKISTFMSCQKLALYKEVGSLDRFRRIYGKLTESNPVPVDVNSNYLAIDATASQTEHLVMNAKAVLPYLEADQERDVTESRLDLMKDHKSPLTFSMFTKLKSLSDRSSEISLATKLSHLKHQRTEVATSAFVHPPETTSNEDICPQDTVENNAILDINNGEQHNNTGRNRDFIPGCSTNPLPDEKEANNVTASCDWLHHYDDAVGKLVYINKVTGLSKYEAPSAEETQVSCTSDVTNMAISVISKKDDIQDSNSLSSLYSEWTNPVFARPPMVGVDISSVQAEGLAVKIHNILFPYRFSKDMIHSMKVIHQVDKKFLACLINTQDQEPAACSETDGNLLVLVDQHAAHERVRLENLVADSYEDDPETPGERRLCSSIVAPPLEVSVTEEELRLLRSCRPSLRGLGLEIQFSQIGDPQVLVGKVPMCFTEKESNELRRGRRSIIKPIVEEYLQEQIELLRSTGRVRGTLPLTVLKVLASLACHGAIKFNDRLSKEECCSLVGALSSCQLPFQCAHGRPSIAPLVDVLHLNDQEEPPRPNLRKLRRMYKAWELYGNR comes from the exons ATGATTAAGTGTTTGTCAAAAGAAGTTCAGGGTAAGCTTCGGTCTGGAATAGCAATATTTTCATTACAGCAGTGTGTTGAAGAGCTTATTCTGAACAGTATTGATGCTAGTGCAACATGCGTGGGTGTGAGGGTGGACATCGAAGCCTTCAAAGTGCAGGTTATAGACAATGGCTCAGGGATGGACATAGAGGATATGGAGTCTGTCGGAAACCGATACTTCACAAGCAAATGCAGTTCTTTAGAGGACCTAGATAATCTCAAATTCTATGGATTCAGAGGAGAAGCTGTTGCCAGTATTGCTAATCTCGCCATGCTGGTGGAGATATCATCCAGGACCAAAATGTCTGTGAAGACTCATGTGAAAGTCTTCAAGGATGGTAAAGGCTTGGACGTGTTTGAGGCTGAGACTACCCGCCCATCTGCAGGGACGACTGTTGTTATTTGTAACTTCTTCCACAACATGCCAGTGAGGAGAAACAGGATGGATAGCGTGCTGGAGTTTGAACGGATCAGGCAGAGAGTGGAGGCCATTTCTCTCATtcacccctctgtctctttcacacTGAAGAATGACTGCACAGGGACCATGGTGGTGCAGCTCTCCAAAGCCCGAAACACTTACTACAGGTTTGTTCAGATCCATGGTTTAGGTAGGGCCCAAAAGCTTGGGGAAATCAACCACTCCCATGCACAGTTTGAACTAAGCGGTTATGTAGGACGGGAAGGCCACTACAACAACACCTTACAGTTCCTCTATGTGAATGACAGGCTACTTCTCAAAACCCGCATCCACAAGCTGCTGAACCTTCTCCTACGCAAAGTAGGCAGTTCAAGTCGGCAGAATGACAGCCCAGGTACACCTCCTGCCACTAGGAGCCCAAAGCAGAGAAGAGGAGCCGAGCTACATGCAATGTATGTCATCAATATCATGTGCCACTACTCTGAGTATGACATATGCCTTGAGCCCGCCAAGACCCTGATTGAATTCAAAGACTGGGAAAGTATTCTGTTCTGCATAGAAGAGGCGGTGAAAGCATTCCTGACAAGAGAGAACTTGGTGAGTGAAATCTCCCCAGAGGATATCCAGGACTACATTTGTAAGAATGTGTTTAGTGGCCAAACAGCTAGCACAGACGGAGTTAAGGACTCCATTGGCAAAGGTGTCCAAACACACACGGAGGGTGTTACCCTGGAATGTAATGTTGGAAATACCCTTGCATCTGAACTTGTTCATCGACGGCAGATAGAAGACTCTGACAAGATGAAAAGTGTTTATCAGACATGTGATGGATTTGAATCAGAGCAGGGTGACAGAGTAGGAAAACTAAGGGACAAGGAGGTCCTTACGGGTTTTGAACAGGAACAAGAGTATAATACCACAAACCCACAATGTCGACCAAGCTCAGTAGATACAGACCAAGATCTACAGTATGATTCAATTACAGATTCATCAGTTACGGACTCAGAGTCTTACAAGGAAGTTACGAAAGAGAATGAAAGCAATGCACATCTGAAATCTGCTATTTCTTGTCCTGAATCATCTCAGCATAGTCTTATCTTTAAGACAAAGGAAGAAAATCTGAAAATGAGTATAGAAGAAGGAACAGAGATGAAGGATAATGCAAGAGAGCATGTATACCTCTCAAGATGCACTGTGAGAGCACCATGTACTCTCACTCAGGGAATCCAGTCAGAGATGGGCTCTATCAAACAGACACTACCTCAACCACAGGACATAGAACTGAATCCAGGTGGACACAGAAAAATCTTTCTATCACATCCATACATTCATAGCAGTTTACCCTCTCACAAATGTCTCTCCCACCAGAGTAGAAAAGGGCTAGCGTTAGAATCTAGAGAGAAACTTGCAACAAAACGAAAATGGCCTATGGTGGAGGACCCAGGCCATCTTCACGTTTACAACAGAGAAAGTAAGGACCTTTCCACTGGCATCTCTTCAAAGATTTCTACGTTCATGTCATGTCAAAAGCTGGCTTTATATAAAGAGGTTGGATCTCTGGACAGGTTCAGAAGAATATACGGGAAGCTTACCGAATCCAATCCAGTTCCTGTCGACGTTAATAGCAATTATTTAGCAATTGATGCCACAGCTTCCCAGACCGAACACTTGGTTATGAATGCCAAGGCTGTTTTGCCCTATCTTGAAGCGGATCAAGAAAGGGATGTTACAGAGTCACGTCTGGATCTGATGAAAGACCACAAAAGCCCATTAACATTCTCCATGTTCACCAAACTCAAATCTCTCTCAGATCGGAGCAGTGAAATATCTTTGGCTACCAAACTCTCTCATTTAAAACACCAAAGGACAGAGGTTGCAACCAGTGCATTTGTACATCCTCCAGAGACCACTTCAAATGAGGATATATGTCCCCAGGACACTGTAGAAAACAATGCTATTCTAGACATCAATAATGGAgaacaacacaataacactggCCGGAATCGTGACTTCATCCCGGGCTGCAGTACAAATCCTCTGCCAGATGAAAAGGAAGCGAACAATGTCACAGCATCATGTGATTGGCTGCATCACTATGACGACGCTGTGGGGAAGCTGGTTTACATCAACAAAGTGACAGGACTCAGTAAATATGAAGCACCCTCTGCTGAAGAGACACAAGTGTCTTGCACGTCAGATGTCACCAACATGGCAATCAGTGTCATTTCCAAAAAAG ATGACATTCAGGACTCTAATTCGCTGTCCTCCCTGTACTCTGAGTGGACTAACCCTGTGTTTGCACGACCTCCTATG GTTGGTGTGGACATATCAAGTGTGCAAGCTGAAGGACTGGCTGTGAAGATCCATAACATCCTCTTTCCATACCGCTTCTCCAAGGACATGATTCACTCAATGAAG GTTATTCATCAAGTGGATAAGAAGTTTCTTGCATGTCTTATCAACACACAAGACCAAGAGCCTGCGGCCTGCAGCGAAACTGatg GGAACCTTTTAGTGTTAGTGGATCAACACGCTGCGCATGAGAGAGTTCGTCTTGAGAATCTAGTTGCAG ATTCGTACGAGGATGATCCAGAGACACCGGGAGAGAGACGGCTATGCTCATCCATTGTAGCCCCACCACTGGAGGTCAGCGTGACAGAGGAGGAGCTGAGGCTGCTCAG GTCCTGCCGGCCATCCTTGAGGGGCCTGGGTCTGGAGATACAGTTCTCGCAGATAGGAGATCCCCAGGTCCTGGTGGGGAAGGTGCCAATGTGTttcacagagaaggagagcaatGAACTCCGCCGGGGGAGACGTTCTATCATCAAGCCCATAGTGGAG GAGTACCTTCAAGAGCAGATTGAG TTACTGCGTTCAACTGGCAGAGTGCGAGGGACATTGCCTCTTACGGTACTTAAAGTCCTCGCCTCCCTTGCATGTCATG GTGCAATCAAATTCAATGACCGCCTCAGTAAGGAGGAGTGTTGCAGCCTGGTAGGCGCTCTATCTTCATGCCAGCTGCCCTTCCAGTGTGCCCATGGCCGCCCATCCATCGCCCCGCTGGTAGACGTCCTTCACTTGAATGACCAAGAG GAACCACCTAGACCAAACCTCAGAAAACTGAGAAGAATGTACAAAGCCTGGGAACTTTATGGAAATAGATAA
- the mlh3 gene encoding DNA mismatch repair protein Mlh3 isoform X3, producing MIKCLSKEVQGKLRSGIAIFSLQQCVEELILNSIDASATCVGVRVDIEAFKVQVIDNGSGMDIEDMESVGNRYFTSKCSSLEDLDNLKFYGFRGEAVASIANLAMLVEISSRTKMSVKTHVKVFKDGKGLDVFEAETTRPSAGTTVVICNFFHNMPVRRNRMDSVLEFERIRQRVEAISLIHPSVSFTLKNDCTGTMVVQLSKARNTYYRFVQIHGLGRAQKLGEINHSHAQFELSGYVGREGHYNNTLQFLYVNDRLLLKTRIHKLLNLLLRKVGSSSRQNDSPGTPPATRSPKQRRGAELHAMYVINIMCHYSEYDICLEPAKTLIEFKDWESILFCIEEAVKAFLTRENLVSEISPEDIQDYICKNVFSGQTASTDGVKDSIGKGVQTHTEGVTLECNVGNTLASELVHRRQIEDSDKMKSVYQTCDGFESEQGDRVGKLRDKEVLTGFEQEQEYNTTNPQCRPSSVDTDQDLQYDSITDSSVTDSESYKEVTKENESNAHLKSAISCPESSQHSLIFKTKEENLKMSIEEGTEMKDNAREHVYLSRCTVRAPCTLTQGIQSEMGSIKQTLPQPQDIELNPGGHRKIFLSHPYIHSSLPSHKCLSHQSRKGLALESREKLATKRKWPMVEDPGHLHVYNRESKDLSTGISSKISTFMSCQKLALYKEVGSLDRFRRIYGKLTESNPVPVDVNSNYLAIDATASQTEHLVMNAKAVLPYLEADQERDVTESRLDLMKDHKSPLTFSMFTKLKSLSDRSSEISLATKLSHLKHQRTEVATSAFVHPPETTSNEDICPQDTVENNAILDINNGEQHNNTGRNRDFIPGCSTNPLPDEKEANNVTASCDWLHHYDDAVGKLVYINKVTGLSKYEAPSAEETQVSCTSDVTNMAISVISKKGIEYRCYPFQMDLVLPFLPKSKSGRVLSSGPDNRDDIQDSNSLSSLYSEWTNPVFARPPMVGVDISSVQAEGLAVKIHNILFPYRFSKDMIHSMKVIHQVDKKFLACLINTQDQEPAACSETDGNLLVLVDQHAAHERVRLENLVADSYEDDPETPGERRLCSSIVAPPLEVSVTEEELRLLRSCRPSLRGLGLEIQFSQIGDPQVLVGKVPMCFTEKESNELRRGRRSIIKPIVEEYLQEQIELLRSTGRVRGTLPLTVQSNSMTASVRRSVAAW from the exons ATGATTAAGTGTTTGTCAAAAGAAGTTCAGGGTAAGCTTCGGTCTGGAATAGCAATATTTTCATTACAGCAGTGTGTTGAAGAGCTTATTCTGAACAGTATTGATGCTAGTGCAACATGCGTGGGTGTGAGGGTGGACATCGAAGCCTTCAAAGTGCAGGTTATAGACAATGGCTCAGGGATGGACATAGAGGATATGGAGTCTGTCGGAAACCGATACTTCACAAGCAAATGCAGTTCTTTAGAGGACCTAGATAATCTCAAATTCTATGGATTCAGAGGAGAAGCTGTTGCCAGTATTGCTAATCTCGCCATGCTGGTGGAGATATCATCCAGGACCAAAATGTCTGTGAAGACTCATGTGAAAGTCTTCAAGGATGGTAAAGGCTTGGACGTGTTTGAGGCTGAGACTACCCGCCCATCTGCAGGGACGACTGTTGTTATTTGTAACTTCTTCCACAACATGCCAGTGAGGAGAAACAGGATGGATAGCGTGCTGGAGTTTGAACGGATCAGGCAGAGAGTGGAGGCCATTTCTCTCATtcacccctctgtctctttcacacTGAAGAATGACTGCACAGGGACCATGGTGGTGCAGCTCTCCAAAGCCCGAAACACTTACTACAGGTTTGTTCAGATCCATGGTTTAGGTAGGGCCCAAAAGCTTGGGGAAATCAACCACTCCCATGCACAGTTTGAACTAAGCGGTTATGTAGGACGGGAAGGCCACTACAACAACACCTTACAGTTCCTCTATGTGAATGACAGGCTACTTCTCAAAACCCGCATCCACAAGCTGCTGAACCTTCTCCTACGCAAAGTAGGCAGTTCAAGTCGGCAGAATGACAGCCCAGGTACACCTCCTGCCACTAGGAGCCCAAAGCAGAGAAGAGGAGCCGAGCTACATGCAATGTATGTCATCAATATCATGTGCCACTACTCTGAGTATGACATATGCCTTGAGCCCGCCAAGACCCTGATTGAATTCAAAGACTGGGAAAGTATTCTGTTCTGCATAGAAGAGGCGGTGAAAGCATTCCTGACAAGAGAGAACTTGGTGAGTGAAATCTCCCCAGAGGATATCCAGGACTACATTTGTAAGAATGTGTTTAGTGGCCAAACAGCTAGCACAGACGGAGTTAAGGACTCCATTGGCAAAGGTGTCCAAACACACACGGAGGGTGTTACCCTGGAATGTAATGTTGGAAATACCCTTGCATCTGAACTTGTTCATCGACGGCAGATAGAAGACTCTGACAAGATGAAAAGTGTTTATCAGACATGTGATGGATTTGAATCAGAGCAGGGTGACAGAGTAGGAAAACTAAGGGACAAGGAGGTCCTTACGGGTTTTGAACAGGAACAAGAGTATAATACCACAAACCCACAATGTCGACCAAGCTCAGTAGATACAGACCAAGATCTACAGTATGATTCAATTACAGATTCATCAGTTACGGACTCAGAGTCTTACAAGGAAGTTACGAAAGAGAATGAAAGCAATGCACATCTGAAATCTGCTATTTCTTGTCCTGAATCATCTCAGCATAGTCTTATCTTTAAGACAAAGGAAGAAAATCTGAAAATGAGTATAGAAGAAGGAACAGAGATGAAGGATAATGCAAGAGAGCATGTATACCTCTCAAGATGCACTGTGAGAGCACCATGTACTCTCACTCAGGGAATCCAGTCAGAGATGGGCTCTATCAAACAGACACTACCTCAACCACAGGACATAGAACTGAATCCAGGTGGACACAGAAAAATCTTTCTATCACATCCATACATTCATAGCAGTTTACCCTCTCACAAATGTCTCTCCCACCAGAGTAGAAAAGGGCTAGCGTTAGAATCTAGAGAGAAACTTGCAACAAAACGAAAATGGCCTATGGTGGAGGACCCAGGCCATCTTCACGTTTACAACAGAGAAAGTAAGGACCTTTCCACTGGCATCTCTTCAAAGATTTCTACGTTCATGTCATGTCAAAAGCTGGCTTTATATAAAGAGGTTGGATCTCTGGACAGGTTCAGAAGAATATACGGGAAGCTTACCGAATCCAATCCAGTTCCTGTCGACGTTAATAGCAATTATTTAGCAATTGATGCCACAGCTTCCCAGACCGAACACTTGGTTATGAATGCCAAGGCTGTTTTGCCCTATCTTGAAGCGGATCAAGAAAGGGATGTTACAGAGTCACGTCTGGATCTGATGAAAGACCACAAAAGCCCATTAACATTCTCCATGTTCACCAAACTCAAATCTCTCTCAGATCGGAGCAGTGAAATATCTTTGGCTACCAAACTCTCTCATTTAAAACACCAAAGGACAGAGGTTGCAACCAGTGCATTTGTACATCCTCCAGAGACCACTTCAAATGAGGATATATGTCCCCAGGACACTGTAGAAAACAATGCTATTCTAGACATCAATAATGGAgaacaacacaataacactggCCGGAATCGTGACTTCATCCCGGGCTGCAGTACAAATCCTCTGCCAGATGAAAAGGAAGCGAACAATGTCACAGCATCATGTGATTGGCTGCATCACTATGACGACGCTGTGGGGAAGCTGGTTTACATCAACAAAGTGACAGGACTCAGTAAATATGAAGCACCCTCTGCTGAAGAGACACAAGTGTCTTGCACGTCAGATGTCACCAACATGGCAATCAGTGTCATTTCCAAAAAAG GGATTGAGTACAGGTGTTACCCATTTCAAATGGATCTAGTCTTGCCCTTCCTTCCCAAATCCAAATCAGGGAGAGTTCTTAGTTCAGGGCCTGACAATAGAG ATGACATTCAGGACTCTAATTCGCTGTCCTCCCTGTACTCTGAGTGGACTAACCCTGTGTTTGCACGACCTCCTATG GTTGGTGTGGACATATCAAGTGTGCAAGCTGAAGGACTGGCTGTGAAGATCCATAACATCCTCTTTCCATACCGCTTCTCCAAGGACATGATTCACTCAATGAAG GTTATTCATCAAGTGGATAAGAAGTTTCTTGCATGTCTTATCAACACACAAGACCAAGAGCCTGCGGCCTGCAGCGAAACTGatg GGAACCTTTTAGTGTTAGTGGATCAACACGCTGCGCATGAGAGAGTTCGTCTTGAGAATCTAGTTGCAG ATTCGTACGAGGATGATCCAGAGACACCGGGAGAGAGACGGCTATGCTCATCCATTGTAGCCCCACCACTGGAGGTCAGCGTGACAGAGGAGGAGCTGAGGCTGCTCAG GTCCTGCCGGCCATCCTTGAGGGGCCTGGGTCTGGAGATACAGTTCTCGCAGATAGGAGATCCCCAGGTCCTGGTGGGGAAGGTGCCAATGTGTttcacagagaaggagagcaatGAACTCCGCCGGGGGAGACGTTCTATCATCAAGCCCATAGTGGAG GAGTACCTTCAAGAGCAGATTGAG TTACTGCGTTCAACTGGCAGAGTGCGAGGGACATTGCCTCTTACG GTGCAATCAAATTCAATGACCGCCTCAGTAAGGAGGAGTGTTGCAGCCTGGTAG
- the mlh3 gene encoding DNA mismatch repair protein Mlh3 isoform X1 — protein MIKCLSKEVQGKLRSGIAIFSLQQCVEELILNSIDASATCVGVRVDIEAFKVQVIDNGSGMDIEDMESVGNRYFTSKCSSLEDLDNLKFYGFRGEAVASIANLAMLVEISSRTKMSVKTHVKVFKDGKGLDVFEAETTRPSAGTTVVICNFFHNMPVRRNRMDSVLEFERIRQRVEAISLIHPSVSFTLKNDCTGTMVVQLSKARNTYYRFVQIHGLGRAQKLGEINHSHAQFELSGYVGREGHYNNTLQFLYVNDRLLLKTRIHKLLNLLLRKVGSSSRQNDSPGTPPATRSPKQRRGAELHAMYVINIMCHYSEYDICLEPAKTLIEFKDWESILFCIEEAVKAFLTRENLVSEISPEDIQDYICKNVFSGQTASTDGVKDSIGKGVQTHTEGVTLECNVGNTLASELVHRRQIEDSDKMKSVYQTCDGFESEQGDRVGKLRDKEVLTGFEQEQEYNTTNPQCRPSSVDTDQDLQYDSITDSSVTDSESYKEVTKENESNAHLKSAISCPESSQHSLIFKTKEENLKMSIEEGTEMKDNAREHVYLSRCTVRAPCTLTQGIQSEMGSIKQTLPQPQDIELNPGGHRKIFLSHPYIHSSLPSHKCLSHQSRKGLALESREKLATKRKWPMVEDPGHLHVYNRESKDLSTGISSKISTFMSCQKLALYKEVGSLDRFRRIYGKLTESNPVPVDVNSNYLAIDATASQTEHLVMNAKAVLPYLEADQERDVTESRLDLMKDHKSPLTFSMFTKLKSLSDRSSEISLATKLSHLKHQRTEVATSAFVHPPETTSNEDICPQDTVENNAILDINNGEQHNNTGRNRDFIPGCSTNPLPDEKEANNVTASCDWLHHYDDAVGKLVYINKVTGLSKYEAPSAEETQVSCTSDVTNMAISVISKKGIEYRCYPFQMDLVLPFLPKSKSGRVLSSGPDNRDDIQDSNSLSSLYSEWTNPVFARPPMVGVDISSVQAEGLAVKIHNILFPYRFSKDMIHSMKVIHQVDKKFLACLINTQDQEPAACSETDGNLLVLVDQHAAHERVRLENLVADSYEDDPETPGERRLCSSIVAPPLEVSVTEEELRLLRSCRPSLRGLGLEIQFSQIGDPQVLVGKVPMCFTEKESNELRRGRRSIIKPIVEEYLQEQIELLRSTGRVRGTLPLTVLKVLASLACHGAIKFNDRLSKEECCSLVGALSSCQLPFQCAHGRPSIAPLVDVLHLNDQEEPPRPNLRKLRRMYKAWELYGNR, from the exons ATGATTAAGTGTTTGTCAAAAGAAGTTCAGGGTAAGCTTCGGTCTGGAATAGCAATATTTTCATTACAGCAGTGTGTTGAAGAGCTTATTCTGAACAGTATTGATGCTAGTGCAACATGCGTGGGTGTGAGGGTGGACATCGAAGCCTTCAAAGTGCAGGTTATAGACAATGGCTCAGGGATGGACATAGAGGATATGGAGTCTGTCGGAAACCGATACTTCACAAGCAAATGCAGTTCTTTAGAGGACCTAGATAATCTCAAATTCTATGGATTCAGAGGAGAAGCTGTTGCCAGTATTGCTAATCTCGCCATGCTGGTGGAGATATCATCCAGGACCAAAATGTCTGTGAAGACTCATGTGAAAGTCTTCAAGGATGGTAAAGGCTTGGACGTGTTTGAGGCTGAGACTACCCGCCCATCTGCAGGGACGACTGTTGTTATTTGTAACTTCTTCCACAACATGCCAGTGAGGAGAAACAGGATGGATAGCGTGCTGGAGTTTGAACGGATCAGGCAGAGAGTGGAGGCCATTTCTCTCATtcacccctctgtctctttcacacTGAAGAATGACTGCACAGGGACCATGGTGGTGCAGCTCTCCAAAGCCCGAAACACTTACTACAGGTTTGTTCAGATCCATGGTTTAGGTAGGGCCCAAAAGCTTGGGGAAATCAACCACTCCCATGCACAGTTTGAACTAAGCGGTTATGTAGGACGGGAAGGCCACTACAACAACACCTTACAGTTCCTCTATGTGAATGACAGGCTACTTCTCAAAACCCGCATCCACAAGCTGCTGAACCTTCTCCTACGCAAAGTAGGCAGTTCAAGTCGGCAGAATGACAGCCCAGGTACACCTCCTGCCACTAGGAGCCCAAAGCAGAGAAGAGGAGCCGAGCTACATGCAATGTATGTCATCAATATCATGTGCCACTACTCTGAGTATGACATATGCCTTGAGCCCGCCAAGACCCTGATTGAATTCAAAGACTGGGAAAGTATTCTGTTCTGCATAGAAGAGGCGGTGAAAGCATTCCTGACAAGAGAGAACTTGGTGAGTGAAATCTCCCCAGAGGATATCCAGGACTACATTTGTAAGAATGTGTTTAGTGGCCAAACAGCTAGCACAGACGGAGTTAAGGACTCCATTGGCAAAGGTGTCCAAACACACACGGAGGGTGTTACCCTGGAATGTAATGTTGGAAATACCCTTGCATCTGAACTTGTTCATCGACGGCAGATAGAAGACTCTGACAAGATGAAAAGTGTTTATCAGACATGTGATGGATTTGAATCAGAGCAGGGTGACAGAGTAGGAAAACTAAGGGACAAGGAGGTCCTTACGGGTTTTGAACAGGAACAAGAGTATAATACCACAAACCCACAATGTCGACCAAGCTCAGTAGATACAGACCAAGATCTACAGTATGATTCAATTACAGATTCATCAGTTACGGACTCAGAGTCTTACAAGGAAGTTACGAAAGAGAATGAAAGCAATGCACATCTGAAATCTGCTATTTCTTGTCCTGAATCATCTCAGCATAGTCTTATCTTTAAGACAAAGGAAGAAAATCTGAAAATGAGTATAGAAGAAGGAACAGAGATGAAGGATAATGCAAGAGAGCATGTATACCTCTCAAGATGCACTGTGAGAGCACCATGTACTCTCACTCAGGGAATCCAGTCAGAGATGGGCTCTATCAAACAGACACTACCTCAACCACAGGACATAGAACTGAATCCAGGTGGACACAGAAAAATCTTTCTATCACATCCATACATTCATAGCAGTTTACCCTCTCACAAATGTCTCTCCCACCAGAGTAGAAAAGGGCTAGCGTTAGAATCTAGAGAGAAACTTGCAACAAAACGAAAATGGCCTATGGTGGAGGACCCAGGCCATCTTCACGTTTACAACAGAGAAAGTAAGGACCTTTCCACTGGCATCTCTTCAAAGATTTCTACGTTCATGTCATGTCAAAAGCTGGCTTTATATAAAGAGGTTGGATCTCTGGACAGGTTCAGAAGAATATACGGGAAGCTTACCGAATCCAATCCAGTTCCTGTCGACGTTAATAGCAATTATTTAGCAATTGATGCCACAGCTTCCCAGACCGAACACTTGGTTATGAATGCCAAGGCTGTTTTGCCCTATCTTGAAGCGGATCAAGAAAGGGATGTTACAGAGTCACGTCTGGATCTGATGAAAGACCACAAAAGCCCATTAACATTCTCCATGTTCACCAAACTCAAATCTCTCTCAGATCGGAGCAGTGAAATATCTTTGGCTACCAAACTCTCTCATTTAAAACACCAAAGGACAGAGGTTGCAACCAGTGCATTTGTACATCCTCCAGAGACCACTTCAAATGAGGATATATGTCCCCAGGACACTGTAGAAAACAATGCTATTCTAGACATCAATAATGGAgaacaacacaataacactggCCGGAATCGTGACTTCATCCCGGGCTGCAGTACAAATCCTCTGCCAGATGAAAAGGAAGCGAACAATGTCACAGCATCATGTGATTGGCTGCATCACTATGACGACGCTGTGGGGAAGCTGGTTTACATCAACAAAGTGACAGGACTCAGTAAATATGAAGCACCCTCTGCTGAAGAGACACAAGTGTCTTGCACGTCAGATGTCACCAACATGGCAATCAGTGTCATTTCCAAAAAAG GGATTGAGTACAGGTGTTACCCATTTCAAATGGATCTAGTCTTGCCCTTCCTTCCCAAATCCAAATCAGGGAGAGTTCTTAGTTCAGGGCCTGACAATAGAG ATGACATTCAGGACTCTAATTCGCTGTCCTCCCTGTACTCTGAGTGGACTAACCCTGTGTTTGCACGACCTCCTATG GTTGGTGTGGACATATCAAGTGTGCAAGCTGAAGGACTGGCTGTGAAGATCCATAACATCCTCTTTCCATACCGCTTCTCCAAGGACATGATTCACTCAATGAAG GTTATTCATCAAGTGGATAAGAAGTTTCTTGCATGTCTTATCAACACACAAGACCAAGAGCCTGCGGCCTGCAGCGAAACTGatg GGAACCTTTTAGTGTTAGTGGATCAACACGCTGCGCATGAGAGAGTTCGTCTTGAGAATCTAGTTGCAG ATTCGTACGAGGATGATCCAGAGACACCGGGAGAGAGACGGCTATGCTCATCCATTGTAGCCCCACCACTGGAGGTCAGCGTGACAGAGGAGGAGCTGAGGCTGCTCAG GTCCTGCCGGCCATCCTTGAGGGGCCTGGGTCTGGAGATACAGTTCTCGCAGATAGGAGATCCCCAGGTCCTGGTGGGGAAGGTGCCAATGTGTttcacagagaaggagagcaatGAACTCCGCCGGGGGAGACGTTCTATCATCAAGCCCATAGTGGAG GAGTACCTTCAAGAGCAGATTGAG TTACTGCGTTCAACTGGCAGAGTGCGAGGGACATTGCCTCTTACGGTACTTAAAGTCCTCGCCTCCCTTGCATGTCATG GTGCAATCAAATTCAATGACCGCCTCAGTAAGGAGGAGTGTTGCAGCCTGGTAGGCGCTCTATCTTCATGCCAGCTGCCCTTCCAGTGTGCCCATGGCCGCCCATCCATCGCCCCGCTGGTAGACGTCCTTCACTTGAATGACCAAGAG GAACCACCTAGACCAAACCTCAGAAAACTGAGAAGAATGTACAAAGCCTGGGAACTTTATGGAAATAGATAA